A region of Vigna radiata var. radiata cultivar VC1973A chromosome 10, Vradiata_ver6, whole genome shotgun sequence DNA encodes the following proteins:
- the LOC106776057 gene encoding probable plastidic glucose transporter 1 isoform X2 yields the protein MSSLHSVSAAIVYTKCDPIRQPLSFYKAKTKPHNLSCSIRHPSNKLRVPALKSDPSESHHTRNFADDERAEKLPLRQKDANFDSGWLPAFPHVLVASMSNFIFGYHIGVMNGPIVSIARELGFEGNSLIEGLVVSIFIAGAFIGSISSGSLVDRLGCRLTFQFDSIPLILGAIIRWRTMLYIASIPGILVAIGMQFTVDSPRWLCKAGRINDAKTVIRELWGESQIDSAIEEFQSVCKNDGCNSDSRWSEILEEPHSRVAFIGGALFVLQQFAGINGVLYFSSLTFQKVGVESSAVASLFVGLTNFAGALCALYLIDREGRQKLLIGSYLGMAISMFLVSSAIFCPLDEQLSNNLSILGTIMYIFSFAIGAGPVTGIIISELSSTRTRGKIMGLSFSTHWVCNFIVGLFFLELVEKFGVAPIYASFGAVSLSAATFSYYFLVETKGRSLEEIERSLNVKA from the exons ATGAGTTCCCTTCATTCGGTTTCAGCAGCGATTGTCTATACTAAATGCGACCCAATTCGCCAACCCCTTTCCTTCTACAAAGCCAAAACCAAACCTCACAATCTCAGTTGCTCCATTCGCCACCCTTCTAATAAGCTCAGAGTTCCAGCCCTCAAAAGCGACCCCTCCGAGTCGCATCACACTCGTAACTTTGCCGATGATGAAAGAGCTGAGAAACTCCCATTGCGTCAAAAAGATGCAAATTTTGATTCGGGATGGTTGCCTGCTTTTCCCCACGTTCTTGTTGCTTCGATGTCCAATTTTATATTTGGGTATCACATTGG AGTCATGAATGGTCCCATTGTTTCCATTGCTCGGGAGCTAGGTTTTGAAGGAAACTCTTTGATCGAGGGACTCGTGGTCAGTATATTTATTGCTGGTGCATTTATAGGGAGCATAAGCTCTGGTTCGTTGGTGGATAGACTTGGTTGTCGGCTCACATTTCAGTTTGATAGCATACCCTTAATCCTTGGGGCAATAATAAG GTGGAGGACAATGCTCTATATTGCTAGCATCCCGGGTATTCTGGTTGCAATTGGTATGCAGTTTACCGTTGATAGTCCACGGTGGCTTTGCAAG GCTGGGAGAATAAATGATGCTAAAACAGTAATACGTGAGCTTTGGGGGGAATCCCAAATTGATAGCGCAATTGAGGAATTTCAGTCAGTCTGCAAGAATGATGGTTGCAATTCGGACAGCAGATGGTCAGAGATCTTGGAGGAGCCACATTCTAGAG TTGCCTTTATTGGAGGTGCTCTTTTTGTACTGCAGCAGTTTGCAGGCATTAATGgagttctttatttttcatcGTTGACCTTTCAAAAAGTTGGAGTTGAAAGTAGTGCTGTAGCAAGCTTGTTTGTTGGGCTTACTAATTTTGCCG GTGCACTCTGTGCATTATACTTAATTGATAGGGAAGGGAGACAGAAACTTCTAATAGGAAGCTACTTAGGAATG GCAATTTCAATGTTTCTTGTGTCATCTGCTATCTTCTGTCCATTGGACGAACAACTCAGCAACAACTTATCAATACTGGGAACTATTAT GTATATATTCTCTTTTGCAATTGGAGCTGGACCCGTAACTGGCATCATTATATCAGAGCTTAGCAGTACCAGGACACGAGGGAAGATCATGGGATTAAGTTTTTCTACCCATTGG GTGTGCAATTTTATTGTGGGATTATTTTTCCTTGAGTTGGTGGAGAAATTTGGAGTAGCACCTATATATGCCAGCTTTGGAGCAGTTTCCCTATCAGCTGCAACATTTTCCTATTACTTCTTAGTCGAAACCAAGGGTCGCTCTTTAGAAGAAATTGAACGATCCTTAAATGTGAAAGCTTGA
- the LOC106776057 gene encoding probable plastidic glucose transporter 1 isoform X1, whose product MSSLHSVSAAIVYTKCDPIRQPLSFYKAKTKPHNLSCSIRHPSNKLRVPALKSDPSESHHTRNFADDERAEKLPLRQKDANFDSGWLPAFPHVLVASMSNFIFGYHIGVMNGPIVSIARELGFEGNSLIEGLVVSIFIAGAFIGSISSGSLVDRLGCRLTFQFDSIPLILGAIISAQAHSLNEIIGGRLLVGLGIGVNTVLVPIYISEVAPTKYRGALGSLCQIGTCLGIITSLILGIPSKNDPHWWRTMLYIASIPGILVAIGMQFTVDSPRWLCKAGRINDAKTVIRELWGESQIDSAIEEFQSVCKNDGCNSDSRWSEILEEPHSRVAFIGGALFVLQQFAGINGVLYFSSLTFQKVGVESSAVASLFVGLTNFAGALCALYLIDREGRQKLLIGSYLGMAISMFLVSSAIFCPLDEQLSNNLSILGTIMYIFSFAIGAGPVTGIIISELSSTRTRGKIMGLSFSTHWVCNFIVGLFFLELVEKFGVAPIYASFGAVSLSAATFSYYFLVETKGRSLEEIERSLNVKA is encoded by the exons ATGAGTTCCCTTCATTCGGTTTCAGCAGCGATTGTCTATACTAAATGCGACCCAATTCGCCAACCCCTTTCCTTCTACAAAGCCAAAACCAAACCTCACAATCTCAGTTGCTCCATTCGCCACCCTTCTAATAAGCTCAGAGTTCCAGCCCTCAAAAGCGACCCCTCCGAGTCGCATCACACTCGTAACTTTGCCGATGATGAAAGAGCTGAGAAACTCCCATTGCGTCAAAAAGATGCAAATTTTGATTCGGGATGGTTGCCTGCTTTTCCCCACGTTCTTGTTGCTTCGATGTCCAATTTTATATTTGGGTATCACATTGG AGTCATGAATGGTCCCATTGTTTCCATTGCTCGGGAGCTAGGTTTTGAAGGAAACTCTTTGATCGAGGGACTCGTGGTCAGTATATTTATTGCTGGTGCATTTATAGGGAGCATAAGCTCTGGTTCGTTGGTGGATAGACTTGGTTGTCGGCTCACATTTCAGTTTGATAGCATACCCTTAATCCTTGGGGCAATAATAAG TGCACAAGCTCACTCCTTGAATGAGATAATTGGGGGAAGACTTCTTGTTGGTCTTGGTATAGGTGTTAATACGGTTCTTGTTCCAATATATATCTCCGAG GTAGCTCCAACAAAATATAGGGGTGCCCTGGGGTCTTTATGTCAAATTGGCACTTGCCTTGGCATTATTACTTCACTAATTCTTGGAATACCCTCTAAGAATGATCCACATTG GTGGAGGACAATGCTCTATATTGCTAGCATCCCGGGTATTCTGGTTGCAATTGGTATGCAGTTTACCGTTGATAGTCCACGGTGGCTTTGCAAG GCTGGGAGAATAAATGATGCTAAAACAGTAATACGTGAGCTTTGGGGGGAATCCCAAATTGATAGCGCAATTGAGGAATTTCAGTCAGTCTGCAAGAATGATGGTTGCAATTCGGACAGCAGATGGTCAGAGATCTTGGAGGAGCCACATTCTAGAG TTGCCTTTATTGGAGGTGCTCTTTTTGTACTGCAGCAGTTTGCAGGCATTAATGgagttctttatttttcatcGTTGACCTTTCAAAAAGTTGGAGTTGAAAGTAGTGCTGTAGCAAGCTTGTTTGTTGGGCTTACTAATTTTGCCG GTGCACTCTGTGCATTATACTTAATTGATAGGGAAGGGAGACAGAAACTTCTAATAGGAAGCTACTTAGGAATG GCAATTTCAATGTTTCTTGTGTCATCTGCTATCTTCTGTCCATTGGACGAACAACTCAGCAACAACTTATCAATACTGGGAACTATTAT GTATATATTCTCTTTTGCAATTGGAGCTGGACCCGTAACTGGCATCATTATATCAGAGCTTAGCAGTACCAGGACACGAGGGAAGATCATGGGATTAAGTTTTTCTACCCATTGG GTGTGCAATTTTATTGTGGGATTATTTTTCCTTGAGTTGGTGGAGAAATTTGGAGTAGCACCTATATATGCCAGCTTTGGAGCAGTTTCCCTATCAGCTGCAACATTTTCCTATTACTTCTTAGTCGAAACCAAGGGTCGCTCTTTAGAAGAAATTGAACGATCCTTAAATGTGAAAGCTTGA